A window from Drosophila kikkawai strain 14028-0561.14 chromosome 2L, DkikHiC1v2, whole genome shotgun sequence encodes these proteins:
- the LOC108081812 gene encoding uncharacterized protein translates to MGLPVFRDCCCCELKWGVLTVGIVDIILTLCLGGGNGSGYTGGARIVWFLALVIHVAHIVACVCVIVSVFKPDKRLVIPYLITGICRAIIDTVFLILICLYVRIGDALFLIVIIVAIIVLGIYFWLVIYSWFRKLGGSTPAD, encoded by the exons ATGGGGCTACCCGTTTTTAgagattgctgctgctgcgagcTGAAGTGGGGAGTTCTAACGGTCGGTATCGTGGACATTATACTAACGTTGTGCCTTGGCGGTGGAAACGGATCAG GTTATACTGGTGGTGCCCGCattgtttggtttttagcTCTTGTTATCCACGTGGCGCATATCGTTGCCTGCGTTTGCGTCATAGTTTCCGTGTTTAAG CCGGATAAAAGGTTGGTTATTCCCTACCTTATAACCGGTATCTGCCGGGCAATCATCGACACCGTATTTCTAATATTGATTTGTTTGTATGTCCGAATCGGTGATGCTTTGTTCTTAATCGTCATTATCGTAGCTATAATAG TCTTGGGAATCTATTTCTGGCTTGTTATTTACTCATGGTTCCGCAAACTTGGAGGTTCAACACCGGCCGATTAA
- the LOC108081814 gene encoding vacuolar ATPase assembly integral membrane protein VMA21 homolog produces the protein MSNKTKKTGGGNGGNGAATKQTRQQSQGSQDYSSFKTVLFYCMLIVFLPVLTFFVLKGFVLDQFFNISEVKVNIAAAVGAVVSLHIALGLYIYRAYFGTSGSKAVKAD, from the coding sequence ATGTCGAATAAGACGAAGAAAACCGGAGGCGGCAACGGAGGCAATGGAGCCGCCACAAAACAAACCCGCCAGCAGTCACAGGGCTCGCAGGACTACAGCTCCTTCAAGACCGTGCTCTTCTACTGCATGCTCATCGTGTTCCTGCCCGTGCTGACTTTCTTTGTCCTCAAGGGATTTGTTCTCGACCAATTCTTCAATATCTCCGAAGTCAAAGTGAACATAGCAGCTGCCGTGGGTGCTGTCGTATCGCTGCACATCGCCCTGGGACTGTATATCTACCGGGCATACTTCGGAACATCCGGCTCCAAGGCTGTCAAGGCGGACTAA
- the LOC108081813 gene encoding uncharacterized protein, protein MGLPVFRDCCCCELKWGVLTVGIVDIILTLCLGGGNGSGYTGAARIVWFLALVIHVAHIVACVCVIVSVFKPDKRLVIPYLITGICRAIIDTVFLILICLYVRIGDALFLIVIIVAIIVLGIYFWLVIYSWFRKLGGSTPAD, encoded by the exons ATGGGGCTACCCGTTTTTAgagattgctgctgctgcgagcTGAAGTGGGGAGTTCTAACTGTCGGTATCGTGGACATTATACTAACGTTGTGCCTTGGCGGTGGAAACGGATCAG GTTATACTGGTGCTGCCCGCattgtttggtttttagcTCTTGTTATCCACGTGGCGCATATCGTTGCCTGCGTTTGCGTTATAGTTTCCGTGTTTAAG CCGGATAAAAGATTAGTTATTCCCTACCTTATAACTGGTATCTGCCGGGCAATCATCGACACCGTATTTCTAATATTGATTTGTTTGTATGTCAGAATCGGTGATGCTTTGTTCTTAATCGTCATTATCGTAGCTATAATTG TCTTGGGAATCTATTTCTGGCTTGTTATTTACTCTTGGTTCCGCAAACTTGGAGGTTCAACACCGGCCGATTAA